TACTACTTATTAGTATTGCAAAAACTGTGCCAACCTAATACAATTCAATTCAATTGGTTTTAGTACGCTTCTTCTTATAAATAACGACCTCAACCATGCAAATTTTATCATACTATGCAAGGTTTTGCATGCAATATTAATCAAGGTTAGCTTTTTCAAGCTTATAATATAATGATCGAATCGATATATTCAACCTCTTGGCTGCTGCAGTTTTGTTGCCTCCACATTGTTCTATCGTTTCTTTTAATACATTACGTTCATAAGTTTCCATCAATTCTTGCAGTGATTTTCCTTCAGTCTGTGTTGGCCTTATACCAGGTTGAACAGGCATGGTCCCTTTATCATACAACAATGGAAGGTGCTCCTTAGAGATCTCCGTCACGCCAGCTTCCATATAAATCATTGCGCGCGCTAATACATTTTCTAGTTCTCGAACATTGCCTGGCCAATGATACGACTTTAAATAATTTAATGCTTCGACCGTGAGACGATGAAGGTAGCGACCATAATCTTGATTAAGTTTTGCAATCAAATGGCTTGAAAGTTCAAGTAAATCACCCGTGCGCTCACGTAATGGCGGGATATAAATCGGCATTTTATTTAGTCGATAATAAAGATCTTCACGAAACTCTTTCTCAACGATTGCTCGCTCTAAGTGAACATTAGTCGCAGCAATGACGCGAACGTCAATGGAGATCGCTTTGGTCCCACCAACACGAACGATTTCTTTTTCCTGCAAAACACGGAGGAGCTTTGCCTGCATGTTACTAGAGAGCTCTCCAATCTCATCAAGAAAAATGCTGCCTTGTTCAGCTTCTTCAAACAAACCTTTTTTCCCTCCACGCCGCGCTCCCGAAAAAGCCCCGTCCTCATAACCAAACAATTCACTTTCTAGCAAAGACTCAGTCAAAGCAGCACAATTCACGCGAATAAAAGGAGCGTGGCATCTCTTGCTTTCATTATGTATAGCATGGGCGAATAGTTCTTTTCCTGTTCCAGATTCCCCTCTAAGTAAAATCGTCACTGGAGTCGAGGCCGCCATTTTTGCTTGCTCGATCGCCACTTGCATCTCAGAAGAAGAACCGACAATCTCATCAAAAGAATACTTTGCTTGCAAGGATTCAAGTAGTTGTTTGGCACGTTTTAATTCACGGTTTAGGGATTT
Above is a genomic segment from Bacillus sp. FJAT-45037 containing:
- a CDS encoding sigma-54 interaction domain-containing protein, translated to MKNVLLIGAGRGGTALLHMLLEMEYIRVLAVADVNIQAEGIDVAKKYNIRTCTNWFDCYTEEVDIVFEATGKKDVLESLQAQVKSGTTIVPSRIARLFFSLIEEKDNLINTLNQQSSIQETILNSTHDGMIAVNDKSEVLFFNQAASKMSGIESKDAIGRHIQDVLISSGLPRVIQTKNEEHNKKQRFENGLTILTTRVPLFEGERCIGALAIFKDVTEIVEMAEQVTNLKSIQTMLEAIIHSSDDAISVVDERGNGIMINPAYSRLTGLKREEVINKPATADISEGESMHLKVLKTRKAVRGVPLKVGPGKRDVVVNVAPVIVDGEIKGSVGVIHDVSEIKSLNRELKRAKQLLESLQAKYSFDEIVGSSSEMQVAIEQAKMAASTPVTILLRGESGTGKELFAHAIHNESKRCHAPFIRVNCAALTESLLESELFGYEDGAFSGARRGGKKGLFEEAEQGSIFLDEIGELSSNMQAKLLRVLQEKEIVRVGGTKAISIDVRVIAATNVHLERAIVEKEFREDLYYRLNKMPIYIPPLRERTGDLLELSSHLIAKLNQDYGRYLHRLTVEALNYLKSYHWPGNVRELENVLARAMIYMEAGVTEISKEHLPLLYDKGTMPVQPGIRPTQTEGKSLQELMETYERNVLKETIEQCGGNKTAAAKRLNISIRSLYYKLEKANLD